One window of Mesorhizobium loti R88b genomic DNA carries:
- a CDS encoding phosphodiesterase — MKIIQLSDPHLMTPGGLLYGSDPLARLEACLADIGKNHADADLVVISGDLTNDGERVAYAALRERLAQFALPCRLMLGNHDDRALFLEMFPHAATERGFVQSVFDGSEGRLILLDTLDSGHVEGRLCPARLEWLDEKLGEARGRAFLFMHHPPFRIHMPVLDEVRLADADAFHDVLSRHGNVHHIFAGHVHRLIAGSWRGIPVSTLRSTNHQSALDFSQSWSLGHEPPAYAVIFFDADGVIVHFHDFPVAPVSDRVP; from the coding sequence ATGAAAATCATCCAGCTCTCCGATCCGCATTTGATGACGCCGGGTGGCCTTCTCTACGGTTCCGATCCGCTGGCGAGGCTGGAGGCCTGCCTTGCCGACATCGGCAAGAACCACGCCGATGCCGATCTGGTTGTGATTTCAGGCGACCTGACCAATGACGGCGAACGTGTCGCTTATGCGGCGTTGCGGGAGAGGCTGGCGCAATTTGCTTTGCCCTGCCGGCTGATGCTCGGCAACCATGATGACCGGGCGCTTTTTCTCGAAATGTTCCCCCATGCCGCCACCGAGCGTGGGTTCGTGCAGAGCGTGTTCGACGGCAGTGAGGGTCGGCTGATCCTCCTCGACACGCTGGACAGCGGCCATGTCGAAGGCAGGCTGTGCCCGGCGCGACTCGAATGGCTGGACGAAAAGCTCGGGGAAGCGCGCGGCCGGGCCTTCCTGTTCATGCATCACCCGCCATTCCGAATCCATATGCCGGTGCTCGACGAGGTAAGGCTCGCCGATGCAGACGCCTTCCATGACGTCCTGTCGCGCCACGGCAATGTCCACCACATCTTCGCAGGCCACGTCCATCGGCTGATCGCCGGCAGCTGGCGCGGCATACCGGTCAGCACGCTGCGCAGCACCAACCATCAGAGCGCGCTCGATTTCTCGCAGAGCTGGAGCCTGGGCCACGAACCGCCCGCCTATGCCGTGATCTTCTTCGATGCGGATGGGGTGATCGTCCATTTTCACGATTTTCCGGTGGCGCCGGTGTCGGATCGAGTTCCGTAG
- a CDS encoding thiamine pyrophosphate-dependent dehydrogenase E1 component subunit alpha, whose amino-acid sequence MATASKAVADSRANLPFVYRQYSAEQLKQVLYKMYLIRRFEEGAEDSYTRGLIHGTMHLSIGQEASAMGICMPLGEDDQITSTHRGHGHCIAKGAEVKRMFAEFFGKTTGYCKGRGGSMHIADVAKGNLGANGIVGGGIPIAVGAALSSKMMKTGKVVVSFFGDGANNEGAFHEALNMAAVWKLPVIFVCENNGYGMSTSTARSTAVKNIADRAAAYSMPGVIVNGNIFSEVAEASYKAVERARAGEGPTLIESKTYRHRGHSKSDRNRYRTKEEIEDWMSNRDPITLFESELREFGFIDDKGIEAIRDAVAQEIANGIEFAKASPSPDVSETGNYVYTEQA is encoded by the coding sequence ATGGCCACAGCCAGCAAAGCGGTCGCCGACAGTCGCGCCAACTTGCCTTTCGTCTATCGCCAGTACAGCGCCGAGCAGCTCAAGCAGGTGCTCTACAAGATGTACCTCATCCGCCGCTTCGAAGAGGGCGCGGAGGACAGCTACACGCGCGGCCTCATCCACGGCACCATGCATTTGTCGATCGGCCAGGAAGCCAGCGCCATGGGCATCTGCATGCCGCTTGGCGAGGATGACCAGATCACCTCGACGCATCGCGGCCATGGCCACTGCATCGCCAAGGGAGCCGAGGTCAAACGCATGTTCGCCGAGTTCTTCGGCAAGACCACCGGCTACTGCAAGGGCCGTGGCGGTTCGATGCACATTGCCGATGTCGCCAAGGGCAATCTCGGCGCCAATGGCATTGTCGGCGGCGGCATTCCGATCGCGGTCGGTGCGGCTTTGTCGTCCAAGATGATGAAGACTGGCAAGGTCGTGGTGTCCTTCTTCGGTGACGGCGCCAACAATGAGGGCGCCTTCCACGAAGCGCTCAACATGGCGGCGGTCTGGAAGCTGCCGGTCATCTTCGTCTGCGAGAACAATGGCTACGGCATGTCGACGTCGACCGCCCGCTCGACCGCGGTCAAGAACATCGCCGACCGCGCCGCCGCCTATTCGATGCCCGGCGTGATCGTCAACGGCAACATTTTTTCGGAGGTCGCCGAGGCGTCCTACAAGGCTGTCGAGCGTGCCCGCGCTGGCGAGGGGCCGACGCTGATCGAATCCAAGACCTACCGCCATCGCGGCCACTCCAAGAGCGACCGCAACCGCTATCGCACCAAGGAAGAGATCGAGGACTGGATGTCGAACCGCGATCCGATCACGCTGTTCGAAAGCGAATTGCGGGAATTCGGCTTCATCGACGACAAGGGCATCGAGGCCATCCGTGACGCGGTGGCGCAGGAGATCGCCAACGGCATCGAGTTCGCCAAGGCGAGCCCGTCGCCTGACGTCAGCGAGACCGGAAATTACGTGTATACGGAGCAGGCGTGA
- a CDS encoding alpha-ketoacid dehydrogenase subunit beta: MDAMVRELSYAQAIQEAMAIAMEMDERVFLMGEDIGVYGGAFQVTGDLVERFGTERVIDTPISELGGAGVAVGAALTGMRPIFEFQFSDFATLAMEQIVNQAAKMRFMLGGEVSVPVVMRFPAGSGTGAAAQHSQSLEAWLGHVPGLKVIQPATPYDAKGMLLAAVADPDPVMIFEHKLLYKAKGPVPEGYYTVPIGKADIRREGRDLTIVATSIMVQKALDAAAVLEAEGIDVEVVDLRTIRPMDKQTVIDSVKKTSRLMCVYEAVKTLGIGAEVSAMIAESEAFDYLDAPIVRLGGAETPIPYNPELEKATVPQVPDIITAARDLVKGVR; the protein is encoded by the coding sequence ATGGATGCGATGGTGCGTGAACTGAGCTACGCCCAGGCGATCCAGGAAGCCATGGCGATTGCCATGGAGATGGACGAACGCGTCTTCCTGATGGGGGAGGACATCGGCGTCTATGGCGGCGCCTTTCAGGTGACCGGCGACCTGGTCGAGCGCTTCGGCACGGAACGGGTCATCGATACGCCGATTTCGGAACTGGGTGGCGCAGGCGTCGCGGTGGGTGCGGCCCTCACCGGCATGCGGCCGATCTTCGAATTCCAGTTTTCCGATTTCGCCACGCTCGCCATGGAGCAGATCGTCAATCAGGCGGCCAAGATGCGCTTCATGCTGGGCGGCGAGGTTTCGGTTCCTGTGGTGATGCGCTTTCCCGCCGGCTCCGGCACGGGTGCCGCCGCGCAGCACAGCCAGAGCCTGGAAGCCTGGCTCGGCCATGTGCCGGGGCTGAAGGTCATCCAGCCGGCGACGCCCTATGATGCCAAGGGCATGCTTTTGGCGGCGGTCGCCGACCCCGATCCGGTGATGATCTTCGAGCACAAGCTGCTCTACAAGGCGAAAGGTCCGGTGCCCGAGGGCTATTACACGGTGCCGATCGGCAAGGCCGACATCCGCCGCGAGGGCCGTGACCTCACCATCGTTGCCACCTCGATCATGGTGCAGAAGGCGCTCGACGCGGCGGCCGTGCTGGAAGCCGAGGGCATCGACGTCGAAGTGGTGGATCTTCGGACCATCCGGCCGATGGACAAGCAGACCGTCATCGACAGTGTCAAGAAGACATCGCGGCTGATGTGCGTCTACGAAGCGGTCAAGACGCTGGGCATCGGCGCCGAGGTCAGCGCCATGATCGCCGAGAGCGAGGCGTTCGACTATCTCGACGCGCCGATCGTGCGGCTGGGCGGCGCCGAGACGCCGATCCCCTACAATCCGGAGCTGGAAAAGGCCACCGTGCCTCAAGTTCCCGACATCATCACCGCCGCGCGCGACCTCGTGAAAGGGGTTCGCTGA
- a CDS encoding MBL fold metallo-hydrolase, giving the protein MMLDLLGGFGEKGRTSLTVNSGNDRILLDVGIKAGASGAEYYPALDRPIGDINALFVSHAHEDHVGALSWLLSRGYVGPIFMTAETRDEAPATLAAYADPGDLSRFPLPVNRIEIFEPGDTIEIGNLTVRTGRSGHVVGGVWFAVDDGKSRAVYTADVVPDSNVFVMDTIPHCDLLVFDASYGADPVPGAARAREISQWVARHPQGCLLPTPLSGRSLELIAALPGSCAIHTGMRSSLEAQIGASAALLPGVSDLLRARLAGAADWTDADPLPSLPLLADDGMGEAGPSSRLLPRADDAGFPVLLTGHLPAGSPGDLLHRAGRADWVRMPTHPTLSGSVDIWEKAGRPEAIGHSCTTDLLKDLKSHIPSLRTQCRIGQRIAVPQGSKS; this is encoded by the coding sequence ATGATGCTGGACCTGCTTGGCGGCTTTGGCGAAAAGGGCCGCACCAGCCTCACTGTCAACAGCGGCAACGACCGCATCCTGCTCGATGTCGGCATCAAGGCTGGCGCCTCCGGAGCGGAATACTATCCCGCCCTCGATAGGCCCATCGGCGACATCAACGCACTCTTTGTCTCGCACGCCCATGAGGATCATGTCGGCGCGCTGAGCTGGCTGTTGTCGCGCGGCTATGTCGGCCCGATCTTCATGACGGCCGAGACCCGCGACGAGGCGCCCGCCACGCTTGCCGCCTATGCCGATCCCGGTGATCTCAGCCGATTTCCTCTGCCGGTCAATCGCATCGAGATTTTTGAACCCGGCGACACGATTGAGATCGGCAATCTGACAGTCAGGACCGGACGGTCTGGGCATGTCGTGGGCGGCGTCTGGTTCGCCGTCGATGACGGGAAAAGTCGCGCGGTCTATACGGCCGATGTCGTGCCGGACAGCAATGTGTTCGTCATGGACACGATCCCGCACTGCGATCTTCTGGTCTTCGACGCGTCCTACGGCGCCGATCCGGTACCGGGAGCGGCGCGGGCGCGAGAAATTTCGCAATGGGTGGCGCGGCATCCGCAGGGATGTCTCCTGCCGACGCCGCTGTCTGGACGGTCTCTGGAATTGATCGCGGCTCTTCCGGGGTCATGCGCCATCCATACCGGCATGCGTTCGTCGCTGGAAGCGCAGATCGGCGCCTCGGCAGCCTTGTTACCCGGTGTTTCGGACCTCCTGCGTGCCCGCCTGGCGGGTGCTGCCGACTGGACCGATGCCGATCCCCTGCCGTCGCTGCCGCTGCTGGCCGATGACGGCATGGGCGAGGCCGGTCCGTCGTCCAGGCTGTTGCCCCGTGCCGACGATGCCGGTTTTCCTGTGCTGCTCACCGGGCATCTGCCGGCGGGTTCTCCGGGCGATCTCCTGCACAGAGCCGGTCGGGCGGACTGGGTGCGCATGCCGACCCATCCGACGCTGTCGGGTAGTGTCGACATCTGGGAGAAGGCAGGACGGCCTGAGGCGATCGGCCATTCCTGCACCACCGATCTTCTCAAAGACCTCAAAAGCCACATCCCGTCGCTGCGCACGCAATGCCGTATCGGCCAGCGCATCGCGGTGCCGCAAGGAAGCAAATCGTGA
- a CDS encoding ABC transporter substrate-binding protein yields the protein MKTHFIKLLASQLALAATLFAGVANAETLTLYTSQPEADAAKTVDAFKKAQPGIDVTIYRSGTSDILTKMAAEFAAGSPQPDVLLIADAVSMELLKKDDRLLPYAEAKLDGIEADAYDADKTYFGSKLITTGIVYNTAAAEKPQHWADLAKPAYADGLVMPSPLYSGAAAYLLSGFAGDTNYGWDFFQKLKTNNTVSVRGNGAVLKSVASGEKPYGILVDFMAMNAKKKGSPVEFVFPSEGVPAVTEPVAIMKTAKNVDGAKKFVDFILSDEGQKLALSMGYLPARASVGRPDWLPEGVKVKVMPFDTKAIVAKTDADKAKFQELFGG from the coding sequence ATGAAGACGCACTTCATCAAGCTGCTGGCCAGCCAGCTGGCGCTCGCGGCAACTTTGTTTGCCGGCGTGGCAAACGCCGAAACACTGACTCTCTACACATCGCAGCCGGAGGCCGACGCGGCCAAAACCGTGGACGCCTTCAAGAAGGCGCAGCCCGGCATCGACGTGACCATCTATCGTTCCGGAACCAGCGACATCCTTACCAAGATGGCGGCCGAGTTCGCCGCCGGCAGCCCGCAGCCCGACGTGCTGCTGATCGCCGATGCGGTCTCGATGGAGCTGTTGAAGAAGGACGACCGGCTGCTGCCTTATGCCGAGGCAAAGCTCGACGGCATCGAGGCTGATGCCTATGACGCCGATAAGACCTATTTCGGCAGCAAGCTGATCACCACCGGCATCGTCTACAACACGGCGGCGGCCGAAAAGCCGCAGCATTGGGCCGATCTCGCCAAGCCCGCTTACGCCGATGGCCTGGTCATGCCGAGCCCGCTCTATTCGGGGGCCGCCGCCTACCTGCTTTCAGGCTTCGCCGGCGATACCAATTATGGCTGGGATTTCTTCCAGAAGCTGAAGACCAACAACACCGTCAGCGTGCGCGGCAATGGCGCGGTGCTGAAGTCGGTGGCATCAGGCGAGAAGCCCTATGGCATCCTGGTCGACTTCATGGCGATGAACGCCAAAAAGAAGGGTTCGCCGGTCGAGTTCGTGTTCCCTAGCGAAGGCGTGCCGGCGGTGACCGAGCCGGTCGCCATCATGAAGACCGCCAAGAATGTCGACGGCGCCAAGAAGTTCGTCGACTTCATTCTGTCCGATGAAGGCCAGAAGCTGGCGCTGTCCATGGGCTATCTGCCGGCCCGTGCTTCGGTCGGCCGCCCCGACTGGCTGCCGGAAGGCGTCAAGGTCAAGGTAATGCCGTTCGACACCAAGGCAATCGTCGCCAAGACCGATGCCGACAAGGCGAAATTCCAGGAACTGTTCGGCGGCTGA
- a CDS encoding NAD(P)H-dependent oxidoreductase, with the protein MASNVSLTGLARDLEERGKSGKPIRIGLIGSGEMGTDIVTRVAHMSGIEIGAISELNLPAASKAVDIAFQETGHAREVSNASAMTAAMEAGKIAVTNDANLVINNDLIDVVIDATGVPAVGAEIGLRAMEHGKHLVMMNVEADVTIGAYLKSEADRLGVTYSLGAGDEPSSCMELIEFVSAMGHPIVAAGKGKNNPLNIDATPPAYEEEAKRRHMNVRMLVEFVDGSKTMVEMAAIANATGLVPDKAGMHGPAATLGELSKVLVPQKDGGVLSRVGVVDYSIGKGVAPGVFVVADMSHPRISERMEDLKMGKGPYFTFHRPYHLTSLEVPLTCARVVLYGKADMVPLAKPVAEVAAVAKKDMQPGEKLDAIGEYCYRAWIMTAPEAHAAKAIPCGLLQGGSVTAPIKKGELITYANAAPAPGSKIAELRARQDKLVYGTVGA; encoded by the coding sequence ATGGCGTCCAATGTTTCGCTGACGGGCCTTGCCCGCGATCTCGAGGAACGCGGCAAGTCGGGCAAGCCTATCCGCATCGGCCTCATCGGCTCCGGCGAGATGGGAACCGATATCGTCACCCGCGTTGCCCATATGTCCGGCATCGAGATCGGCGCGATTTCCGAACTGAACCTGCCAGCCGCCAGCAAGGCGGTGGATATCGCCTTCCAGGAAACCGGCCATGCGCGCGAAGTGTCGAACGCCTCGGCGATGACCGCTGCCATGGAAGCCGGCAAGATCGCGGTCACCAACGACGCCAATCTGGTCATCAACAATGACCTCATCGACGTCGTCATCGACGCCACCGGCGTTCCCGCCGTCGGCGCCGAGATCGGTTTGCGCGCCATGGAGCATGGCAAGCACCTGGTGATGATGAATGTCGAGGCCGACGTCACCATCGGGGCCTATCTGAAGAGCGAAGCAGACAGGCTCGGCGTCACCTATTCGCTGGGCGCCGGCGACGAGCCGTCCTCATGCATGGAGCTGATCGAGTTCGTCTCGGCGATGGGCCATCCGATCGTCGCCGCCGGCAAGGGCAAGAACAATCCGCTCAACATCGATGCCACGCCGCCCGCCTATGAGGAAGAGGCGAAGCGCCGGCACATGAATGTGCGCATGCTGGTCGAATTCGTCGACGGCTCCAAGACCATGGTCGAGATGGCGGCGATCGCCAACGCCACCGGGCTGGTGCCCGACAAGGCGGGCATGCACGGCCCGGCCGCGACGCTCGGCGAACTCTCGAAAGTCCTGGTGCCGCAGAAGGATGGCGGCGTGCTGTCCAGGGTCGGCGTCGTCGACTATTCCATAGGCAAGGGCGTGGCGCCCGGCGTCTTCGTTGTCGCCGACATGTCGCATCCGCGCATTTCGGAGCGCATGGAAGATCTGAAGATGGGCAAGGGCCCGTACTTCACCTTCCATCGTCCCTATCATCTGACGTCGCTCGAAGTGCCGCTGACCTGCGCCCGTGTCGTCCTCTACGGCAAGGCCGACATGGTGCCGCTGGCGAAGCCCGTGGCCGAAGTCGCCGCAGTCGCCAAGAAGGACATGCAGCCCGGCGAGAAGCTCGATGCGATCGGCGAATATTGCTACCGCGCCTGGATCATGACGGCACCGGAAGCGCATGCCGCCAAGGCCATTCCCTGCGGCCTGCTGCAGGGCGGTTCGGTGACGGCGCCGATCAAGAAGGGCGAGCTCATCACCTATGCGAATGCGGCGCCGGCTCCGGGCTCCAAGATCGCCGAACTGCGTGCCCGCCAGGACAAACTCGTCTACGGAACCGTGGGAGCCTGA
- a CDS encoding ABC transporter ATP-binding protein: MARLSLDNVTKSFADFDAVKDVSIDVADGEFLAVLGPSGCGKTTLLRLVAGFEKVTSGEIRIGSDVVSNSGGNVAPEKRRVGIVFQNYALWPHMTVAENIGYSLKVAKLDKAVARQKVEDALALVNLQGLGERRPANLSGGQRQRVALARCLVAAPSLVLFDEPLANLDVHLRASMEDEFAAFHKRTGTTIVYITHDQAEAMALADRIAVMDHGRLAQLATPRELYHEPANEMVASFISQGILLPADVLTGEEGGRCKVRVLGTELVVRCRPGERPRAGAKICCRSADLDVSPDGPGFDGLVKRVIYQGGAARIEFTPSAGPDLTLHFEQPDPVLLESGAQARLRIRSGWLIPAAGTAS; this comes from the coding sequence ATGGCGCGACTGAGCCTGGACAACGTCACCAAGAGCTTCGCCGATTTCGACGCGGTGAAGGATGTGTCGATCGACGTCGCCGACGGCGAGTTCCTGGCCGTGCTCGGACCTTCCGGCTGCGGCAAGACGACGTTGCTACGCCTCGTCGCAGGCTTCGAGAAAGTGACTTCGGGAGAGATCCGCATCGGCAGCGATGTCGTGTCGAACAGCGGCGGCAATGTCGCGCCGGAAAAGCGGCGCGTCGGCATCGTCTTCCAGAACTATGCGCTGTGGCCGCACATGACGGTTGCGGAAAATATCGGCTATTCGCTGAAGGTGGCAAAGCTCGACAAGGCTGTCGCACGCCAGAAGGTCGAAGACGCGCTGGCCTTGGTCAATCTGCAGGGGCTGGGCGAGCGCAGGCCCGCCAATCTTTCCGGCGGCCAGCGCCAGCGTGTGGCATTGGCGCGGTGCCTGGTCGCCGCACCCTCGCTGGTGCTGTTCGACGAGCCGCTTGCCAATCTGGACGTGCATCTCAGGGCCTCGATGGAGGATGAATTCGCTGCCTTCCACAAGCGCACCGGCACCACCATCGTCTACATCACCCACGATCAGGCCGAGGCAATGGCGCTGGCCGACCGCATCGCGGTGATGGACCATGGCCGCCTGGCGCAACTGGCGACGCCGCGCGAACTCTATCATGAGCCGGCAAATGAAATGGTGGCATCCTTCATCTCGCAAGGCATCTTGCTGCCAGCTGATGTTTTGACGGGCGAAGAGGGCGGTCGTTGCAAAGTCCGTGTTCTCGGAACCGAACTGGTGGTCCGCTGCCGCCCCGGCGAAAGGCCGCGCGCCGGCGCGAAGATCTGCTGCCGGTCGGCGGATCTCGACGTATCGCCGGATGGTCCGGGCTTCGATGGCCTGGTCAAGCGGGTGATTTACCAGGGGGGTGCCGCGCGCATCGAATTCACGCCATCGGCAGGCCCCGATCTCACCTTGCATTTCGAACAGCCCGACCCGGTCTTGCTGGAGAGCGGAGCGCAAGCGCGGCTGCGGATAAGGTCCGGCTGGCTGATCCCGGCGGCAGGGACGGCATCGTGA
- a CDS encoding ABC transporter permease codes for MATRIKESRGQEMALTAAVAVFIVLLSLLPMLRLVKEIVAPGGTLSTVAIAAGLRSPATWIATWHTLVVGIGGTLLAVLSGTLVAVLVSLTDIRGRSALMLCYVMPLMIAPQVTALAWLQLFGPASPFLKLFGAAPPLGTKNPLYSTSGIILLLGVQYGPLVFLLVRAGLRKLPRELVEAARAGGAGWFTVLVTIILPLMTPSIMAAAALAFVSCVGNFGIPAFLGIPANYLVLPTLIYQRLAGGGPAMLGEAAFLSVLIGVIAMAGILAQELLSRRRDYRISSTSLAAEPYELGRWRVVVQAGMWLLIALVLFLPLFGLVLTSLVPGYGIALNAKTATLDNYRFVLFEHDAAKRAFFNSFWLSIAAAFFAVIVAVPVGYLIAWGKPRWVRLLNLSVELPYALPGVVLAIASLLLFLRPIPLTGIQLYNTVWIILYAYLARFLVLALRPTISGYHQIDRALEEAAQVAGAGLFTRMRTIIFPLVAPAAIAGGLLIFMTALSELTVSALLWSSGSETIGVVMFSFEQGGDSNYAAAMSVMTVAVTFVLMLVTNLLAPHLPSGVLPWRD; via the coding sequence ATGGCAACACGCATCAAGGAAAGTCGGGGCCAGGAAATGGCCCTGACGGCGGCGGTGGCCGTCTTCATCGTGCTGCTTTCGCTGCTGCCCATGCTACGCCTGGTCAAGGAGATCGTGGCACCCGGCGGCACCTTGTCGACCGTGGCCATTGCGGCCGGATTGCGCAGCCCGGCTACCTGGATCGCCACCTGGCATACGCTGGTGGTCGGCATCGGCGGCACCTTGCTTGCCGTGCTATCGGGGACCCTGGTGGCGGTCCTGGTCTCGCTGACCGACATACGCGGCCGCAGCGCTCTCATGCTCTGCTACGTCATGCCCTTAATGATCGCGCCTCAGGTGACGGCGCTGGCCTGGCTGCAATTGTTCGGTCCGGCCAGTCCATTCCTCAAACTGTTTGGAGCGGCTCCGCCGCTTGGCACGAAAAACCCGCTCTACTCGACCTCGGGCATCATCCTGCTGCTCGGCGTGCAATACGGCCCGCTGGTCTTCCTGCTGGTGCGGGCCGGCCTGCGCAAGCTGCCGCGCGAACTGGTCGAGGCCGCGCGGGCCGGCGGCGCCGGCTGGTTCACCGTGCTGGTCACCATCATTCTGCCTTTGATGACGCCGTCGATCATGGCGGCCGCGGCACTGGCCTTCGTCTCCTGCGTCGGCAATTTCGGCATTCCCGCCTTCCTCGGCATTCCCGCCAACTATCTCGTCCTGCCGACGCTGATCTACCAGCGGCTCGCTGGCGGTGGTCCGGCGATGCTCGGCGAGGCGGCGTTTCTTTCGGTGCTGATCGGCGTCATTGCCATGGCCGGTATCCTTGCCCAGGAACTCCTGAGCCGCCGTCGCGACTATCGCATCAGTTCGACATCGTTGGCGGCCGAACCCTACGAGCTTGGCCGCTGGCGGGTGGTTGTGCAAGCCGGCATGTGGCTGCTCATCGCGCTGGTGCTGTTCCTGCCGCTGTTCGGTCTGGTGCTGACATCACTGGTGCCCGGCTACGGCATCGCGCTCAACGCCAAGACGGCGACGCTCGACAATTACCGCTTCGTGCTGTTCGAGCATGACGCCGCCAAGCGCGCCTTCTTCAACAGTTTCTGGCTGTCGATCGCTGCCGCCTTCTTCGCGGTCATTGTCGCCGTGCCGGTCGGCTACCTCATCGCCTGGGGCAAGCCGCGCTGGGTGCGGCTGCTCAATTTGTCGGTCGAACTGCCCTATGCGTTGCCCGGTGTGGTGCTGGCGATCGCCTCGCTGCTGCTCTTCCTGCGGCCGATCCCGCTGACCGGCATCCAACTCTACAACACGGTCTGGATCATTCTCTACGCCTATCTCGCCCGCTTCCTGGTGCTGGCGCTGCGGCCAACCATCAGCGGCTATCACCAGATCGACCGGGCGCTGGAGGAGGCGGCACAGGTGGCGGGCGCCGGGCTGTTCACGCGCATGCGCACCATCATCTTCCCGCTCGTCGCGCCGGCTGCGATCGCCGGCGGCCTTTTGATCTTCATGACGGCGCTCAGCGAGCTCACCGTCTCGGCACTGCTGTGGTCCTCGGGTTCCGAGACGATCGGGGTGGTGATGTTTTCCTTCGAACAAGGCGGCGATTCCAACTATGCGGCGGCGATGTCGGTCATGACGGTCGCGGTCACCTTCGTACTGATGCTGGTGACCAATCTGCTTGCCCCTCATCTTCCGAGCGGAGTTCTGCCATGGCGCGACTGA
- a CDS encoding pyruvate dehydrogenase complex dihydrolipoamide acetyltransferase, with product MPTEVILPKVDMDMATGQISRWFAEEGATVKKGDVLFEIETDKAAMEIDAPASGVLRDVTGREGVDIPVGAPVAWIYADGEVYGTDAAEAKQDKAPISPPVGEMSAKPTEGGAVPPTLHSVAPPSALPGIFPTGGEIGQSPSGARATPLARRLAREAGLALASIAGTGPRGRVVKADIEAAVAGGAKVAPEAKIMPAITPAATAPAPKAMSDDQVLKLFEQGSYDLVPHDNMRKTIARRLVEAKTSIPHFYLTLDCELDALLALRSQLNAAAPTKKTDKGDAPAYKLSVNDMVIKAMAMALKAVPDANASWTESAMVKHKHADVGVAVAIPGGLITPIIRHADEKTLSTISNEMKDLASRARSRKLKPEEYQGGTTAVSNLGMFGIKDFAAVINPPHATILAVGAGEERAVVKNGEIKIATVMSVTLSTDHRAVDGALGAELLVAFKRLIENPMGMLV from the coding sequence ATGCCGACCGAAGTCATTCTACCCAAGGTCGACATGGACATGGCGACCGGACAGATCTCGCGCTGGTTCGCCGAGGAAGGCGCGACCGTCAAGAAGGGCGATGTGCTGTTCGAGATCGAGACCGACAAGGCGGCGATGGAAATCGACGCGCCGGCCAGTGGCGTGCTGCGCGATGTGACCGGTAGGGAAGGCGTCGATATTCCGGTCGGCGCGCCTGTAGCGTGGATTTATGCGGATGGCGAGGTCTATGGGACTGATGCCGCCGAGGCGAAGCAGGACAAAGCGCCAATCTCCCCACCCGTGGGGGAGATGTCGGCGAAGCCGACAGAGGGGGGCGCTGTCCCGCCAACGTTGCATTCTGTCGCGCCCCCCTCTGCCCTGCCGGGCATCTTCCCCACAGGAGGGGAGATCGGCCAATCGCCGTCGGGCGCACGTGCAACACCGCTTGCTCGACGTCTGGCCCGTGAGGCGGGCCTTGCTCTCGCCAGCATCGCGGGCACCGGCCCGCGCGGCCGCGTAGTCAAGGCGGATATCGAGGCGGCGGTTGCCGGCGGCGCAAAGGTTGCACCCGAAGCCAAGATCATGCCCGCCATAACGCCGGCCGCTACCGCCCCGGCGCCAAAGGCGATGTCGGACGATCAGGTGCTGAAGCTGTTCGAGCAAGGCTCCTACGATCTCGTCCCGCACGACAATATGCGCAAGACCATTGCGCGGCGGCTGGTCGAGGCCAAGACCAGCATCCCGCATTTTTACCTGACGCTCGACTGCGAGCTCGATGCGCTGCTGGCGCTGCGTTCACAGCTCAATGCGGCAGCGCCGACGAAGAAGACCGACAAGGGTGATGCGCCCGCCTACAAGCTGTCGGTCAACGACATGGTGATCAAGGCGATGGCGATGGCCCTGAAGGCGGTGCCGGATGCCAATGCCTCGTGGACCGAAAGCGCCATGGTCAAGCACAAGCATGCCGATGTTGGTGTTGCCGTGGCGATCCCCGGCGGCCTGATCACGCCGATCATTCGGCATGCGGACGAAAAGACGCTGTCCACCATTTCCAACGAGATGAAGGATCTGGCCAGCCGCGCCCGCAGCCGCAAGCTGAAGCCGGAAGAGTATCAGGGCGGCACCACAGCGGTGTCGAACCTCGGCATGTTTGGGATCAAGGACTTTGCCGCTGTCATCAACCCGCCGCATGCAACCATCCTGGCGGTGGGTGCCGGTGAGGAGCGGGCCGTGGTCAAGAACGGCGAGATCAAGATAGCCACCGTGATGTCGGTGACACTGTCGACCGATCACCGTGCCGTTGACGGAGCGCTGGGTGCCGAACTGCTGGTCGCCTTCAAGCGACTAATCGAAAACCCGATGGGCATGCTGGTCTAG